Within the Pseudorasbora parva isolate DD20220531a chromosome 15, ASM2467924v1, whole genome shotgun sequence genome, the region GAAACATTTATTGCATGACAGCCGTTCTGATTAGACTCTGGGTGCTGCTTTCGTTGAGCTAATTCGTAAAGGTTCACAAACTAAATAAGCTACATAACACGTCATCAAACACATTAAAATCTAATAATATCATGTTCCTTTCTATATATAATtgcataaaatttatattaaatttgatTCAAATGTCTCCACAATCTGCTTTTGAATAAATGTCTTATTATTAAGCTGAAGTACACATTCTATCTTTTGTACACTGAAAGAAATgtaattattcattatttttattgaataacGATTAAGGATTGTTCAATTCTTATATTACTCTTCAATTAAATTCATGGAATTACTTAAATTGcgtaaatcttaaaaaaaaaaaaaaaaaaaaaaaaaaagttttttgagcCATCTAAATCGAACCCAAAGCCGTGGTTGAAAAAATTGGTTATTGAACCATGGGTTAACTGTATTGTTGTATCCTTAATATATACACACTATAAATAGAATGACTTACTTGGCCTGGGTCTCCTTCTAAACAAACCCAGTCTGCTTGAAGATGATGGTCCTGCACTAGTACTCTGTAATGTAAACATTTACGATATCAGCTGTAAACCTAGTACATCTATCATTAGGAGAACTCATGGATCAGACACATTGTTTTGTTGTCATTTACCCTTGTACGGTTAGAGCTGGTAAGGTTTCTTAAGGCTTCAAGGCTGGTAAGGTTCCTAAGTGACAGGCTTTCTGCCAGTGCCTCACGGATCTGCAACCACATGTGACAAAATGAGTTAAAGCACTGCAGTAAAACTGAACGCCTCTCTAAGatcattttaacaaaaaaattcaaatggtttgtcAAATTGAAAGTAATACACATTTAATTCCTACCTTGCTGTCAAAAAGCGTTCCaaacaccaaaataaaaaatcccTGCAGAAGTGTTACAAATATATGAGGAAAATGTTATGAGTAAATAATTTCAGTTTCATAACATTGTAAATAACAAATTATTTCGTTATCTTTATGACGATTTATAATGGATAAATAGAATATTATTATCcttattgcattatttatttgcattgCAATTATTGCTTTAAAGTTTGCATTTAAATACCTGCAGTGAATTGAGGAGTGCAAACACCACATGAATGCCTAATTCACGGGAAACCATGGTTCCAATTCCAAATCCCCATGTTAGTCCAAAGATAGGAGTCAATATGGCCACACATCGGGCAATGACCACCAGGGCATGTTTCTCATCTGGTTGAGTTGCAGCACCAACTCCTCTCCACAATATCTTACACAGAACCACAATCAAAACCATAAGGTTTATGGCTACAATAGTAAGAGCTGGAATCACAAATGCCAGCAGGGCCTTAGACTCATTCCAGTTCAGCCAGCATGCATATTGTTTCGTGATATAATTTTGTGGTCCAGCTGTTGACGCAACAGTAATGACCGCTATGAGCAAAGGCGCACCATAACCGACTATGAAGGCGATGGCCATCATTTTGGCCCTTGACATTTGGGACAAGACCATGACTGTCCGGTAAAAGAGCAACAGCGCTGAAATTAACATCCAGAAGAAAAGAGCCAGGTAAAAAAAGTGCATGAAGAAAACCGCTGGAGTGCAGCGACCCACGGATGTTGGCTGCTCTTGTTCTGCGACTGCGGCTCCAATGATAAAACAGATGTTTGCGATCAGCAGGGACACTGCAATGTTGACTATGGAGACATGTCGCATGTAGGATGTGTCATTTCTTGTCATTGCCTTCCATACGATAGTCTCAATAATGAGGCACAAAATTAAGCTGGCCATCGAAATAGTAACACCAATGTACGTTATATAGGCTAAGGCTTTGTTATCATCAAGGGAAAATGGTGACATTAGGATTGAAAAAGAGGTTGTGTGGTTGCATTCACATGAAATCTTGCCAGTTTCATTCCCTTTACTTATATAAGGCTTTACTTTACATCCAGTGGAATCCCATGCGTCAAGATTGAAGTTCCAAAAGACACACTGAGGATTTCCCAAAGACTGATCAGTAATGTCAAACGCAAAAGAAATGTTGTTAAGTGTTGGTTTAACCTTAACAACAACCACATCTCCATTGATGCGCACATCTGAATTATTAGTGGTATTTGTATTACTAGTATTACGAGTAGGTAAGACATTGTCAAGAGTTGTGAAGATTATGATGGTTATGGTAGTCACATTAGGAACCTGCGGTATTACAATCTCTGTGGTTGAATTTGGCAGTGTTGATGTTATACTGAATGAGTTTTTAACTGTAGTTCTGTTCAGCTGAATGGATGTTTCATTAATCGCAAACTCATCTTTGAGACGATCACTTATCTTCTCAATACTGCCCAGAAGTCGAATGCTGGTGTCTCCTGTGGTGTTTCCTTTGTTTAGTGTGTTCCACGTATCCCTTACATTATCTGATACAATAATGTTCACAGTTTTTAGGTAATTCTGGAaatcaaatataaattatatttaatatgatgaagtttaattataaaaacatttaaaatatttgatacATTAGATATTGATAATCTAATAAGACACGAAAGATATAATAAATTATACCCTGTTACAAAAATATGATGTGacaaattttaataatataatataatataatataatataatataatacaatattatattatattatattatattatattatattatattatattatattatattatattatattatattataatgaaCCAGTTTAATTTATAAAAGAGAGAATGACTATTGCATAACACAATTAAACACTGAATTAAAGCTTGTGTATCTTTTACTTGTTATTGTAGTTTTTAttgcaaattaaaaatgttttgaaattatCTTGTTCAATTCTATTCTATACAATAAGCGTACACATTATATTTGACATGAATGCTTAAATGTGAATATAAATACCTCCATCACAATGCTATTGATCAAAGTAGCTTGTGACAAATCAGCAATTTTAAAGAGTATATCCACAATTGCTTGGACAGTAGCAGGAGACTGTGTTATATTAACATTATTCTGTGATGTGGCATTGCTGAGGGCAGCCATAAAATCTGGAATCTCCTCCACAAGCAAGGTCTAAATTGCAAAGaaggaaaaatataaatattaggaGCATTCAAAATGGCCAGATGATTATAGATGGAGATACACAGCCAATAGATTACCCCAACTCTGTTTTTAAGGTTGTAGATAACTTCAAGTACACAGTTTTCCTGTATTTGTTTCCACGCAGATGATTCACATCTGTATGTTTTGGTGCCTTTAAAGCCACTTCCACAGATTCCTTTCTTTTCATCATTTGTTTTTCCAAGTCCAAGTTCTTCATTTATACAGTCATAAACTGGAGAAGTATTTGATTGAAAGTCAAAAGGAAACAGATTTGATGTAAAAGGTGCTCGCACACTATGCAATAGCATCAGAAGCCAGggtaaaatacagtaaataataGGACTCAAACAGTCAACAACAAAAGATCAGGTGTGATCCAAAGATCATTCTAGATCAATAAAATCATCACAGAAAAAGCAACATGATGCTGATAGAATAAGAAACTGAAGGCTCACGTTCTGGGCTTGTCTTTACTGTGACACTGCTCCAGCTGTAACTGTACTCAAGTAGTTGTGGCAGACCCTTGAGACGGCATGTAAAGGTTTCCTCCTTACAATTCCCACTTTTAGTAGGATAGTTTAATATGATATCCGATCCTGATGCAGGTACtagaaaatattaatattaataacatattaaaaaacaactactcaataacttttataaaaatgtacaaCCGATTTGTATGTATAACCTGAAGTTTGTACTGCTTCATTCAGGACCCACTCAACATTGTAGCCAGCGTCAACAGAACATCTCATTTGGACAGTGCTGTTATTACATGGGAAAACACGGTAATTATTACCCACAATGATAGTGGGGCGTTGTTTAATAACAATGTTTTGCCACTGAATGTATGGTATTGTACTCAGTTGTATGATGCATGAGTATCGACCTGCAtttaggaagaaaaaaaaattaatatacaAAATTATGAttcatataatttttgtaaatgagAGGACATTCATAATATAAGTGTATAATACTTATTATAGTCCTATAATCTTATATAATcttttgattggttgattagttTCATAATTAAACAATGTTGTTATATCAGCATCTTCTATGAcatgcactatattgccaaaagttttgggacttatacctttacatgcacatgaactttaatgacatcccattctcaATCTGTacagtttaatatggagttggcccacccttagCAGCTATAACAACTGTAACTCTTctaggaaggctttccacaaggtttaggagtgtttttttttttttttttttttttttttaaataacactgatgttggacgagaaggcctggctggcagtctccactctaattcatcccaaagtgTCCTAGGTTGAGGACTTTGTGCAcaccagtcaagttcctccactcCAAACTTACTCATCCATGTGCTCATGGACCTTAATTTGTGCACCGGTGCGCAGTAATGTTGGAACAAGAagaggccatccccaaactgttcccacaaagttgggagtatgaaattgtccaaaatgttttgACATGGTGAAGCA harbors:
- the LOC137041474 gene encoding adhesion G protein-coupled receptor F4-like, which codes for MSLTIDQTFDITLIDTNSESYQYLYGKFAPVIEFTYRSLLPGYIYGSAKATGIRPGSIIADYTINATSANLDFRAAHASISDSLRAEGIILAEDAFAQSEQKNFRTDDLYPLQKMDLICTQPVFANGTIKWKVNNKDPALDNTRYIISNNNSTLTVKNISESDSGRYSCIIQLSTIPYIQWQNIVIKQRPTIIVGNNYRVFPCNNSTVQMRCSVDAGYNVEWVLNEAVQTSVPASGSDIILNYPTKSGNCKEETFTCRLKGLPQLLEYSYSWSSVTVKTSPELYDCINEELGLGKTNDEKKGICGSGFKGTKTYRCESSAWKQIQENCVLEVIYNLKNRVGTLLVEEIPDFMAALSNATSQNNVNITQSPATVQAIVDILFKIADLSQATLINSIVMENYLKTVNIIVSDNVRDTWNTLNKGNTTGDTSIRLLGSIEKISDRLKDEFAINETSIQLNRTTVKNSFSITSTLPNSTTEIVIPQVPNVTTITIIIFTTLDNVLPTRNTSNTNTTNNSDVRINGDVVVVKVKPTLNNISFAFDITDQSLGNPQCVFWNFNLDAWDSTGCKVKPYISKGNETGKISCECNHTTSFSILMSPFSLDDNKALAYITYIGVTISMASLILCLIIETIVWKAMTRNDTSYMRHVSIVNIAVSLLIANICFIIGAAVAEQEQPTSVGRCTPAVFFMHFFYLALFFWMLISALLLFYRTVMVLSQMSRAKMMAIAFIVGYGAPLLIAVITVASTAGPQNYITKQYACWLNWNESKALLAFVIPALTIVAINLMVLIVVLCKILWRGVGAATQPDEKHALVVIARCVAILTPIFGLTWGFGIGTMVSRELGIHVVFALLNSLQGFFILVFGTLFDSKIREALAESLSLRNLTSLEALRNLTSSNRTRSTSAGPSSSSRLGLFRRRPRPNVYNVNEASGTSAATSSNFSSGY